A section of the Gloeobacter violaceus PCC 7421 genome encodes:
- a CDS encoding S8 family serine peptidase: protein MRLRKWWTALLGWMALALAGTAALAEPMTLPQEAVIAFRDPVSQAFLKALQARHGVRFEANSRFSGDGRVFRVRYAPGKGAEVGALLSQLVQSDVAEYAEPNYVYRTLGFPNDPLYPKQWNLRAIGIESAWQKADGSGAVVAVIDTGVARRLPDMAQTDFVLGYDFVNDDDDATDDQGHGSHVAGTIAQSTDNGEGVAGIAYRARIMPVKVLDRYGSGSALDVAEGIKFAADNGANVINLSLGGPGDSSVLREAVDYAHRKGVVVVCAAGNESAPQASYPALYANCLSVSATGPDGSLSFFSNFGRGVDLSAPGGDKSALGADGGILQNTIDDQGNSTYASYQGTSMAAPHVAGVAALVYSAGVQDAAEIRKVLLSATRPVGHDFQNQHGAGQLNAQLALDSLENPYWFFRGGFWWLVPLATLAVGIVLGALVMLGSRAIGFSEFFYAIGFAATGLGFFPLSAFGTLWGPEGLLALLATPIPNWDLRFFEGWLNPGLHTVLVPGLVAALFSGSGWGRSLAVGACVGSAALLALQGSVFYTPLTWFTEESYARGFLLVNALLSLLLGFFVHRSGVENP from the coding sequence ATGCGCTTGCGCAAATGGTGGACGGCGCTGTTGGGCTGGATGGCACTCGCGCTCGCTGGCACAGCGGCCCTCGCCGAACCGATGACCCTCCCGCAAGAAGCGGTGATCGCTTTTCGTGACCCGGTTTCACAGGCGTTTCTGAAGGCACTGCAGGCACGCCATGGTGTACGCTTCGAGGCCAACAGCCGCTTCTCCGGCGATGGGCGGGTGTTTCGGGTGCGCTACGCGCCGGGCAAGGGCGCCGAGGTAGGCGCGCTGTTGTCGCAGCTGGTGCAAAGCGACGTGGCCGAGTACGCCGAGCCCAACTACGTCTACCGCACCCTCGGTTTTCCGAACGACCCGCTCTATCCAAAGCAGTGGAATCTGCGCGCCATCGGCATCGAGAGCGCTTGGCAAAAGGCGGACGGTAGCGGGGCTGTGGTCGCAGTCATCGACACCGGCGTGGCCCGCAGGCTGCCGGATATGGCCCAGACCGACTTTGTGCTCGGCTACGACTTTGTCAACGACGACGACGACGCCACCGACGATCAGGGGCACGGCTCCCACGTCGCGGGCACCATCGCCCAATCGACCGACAACGGCGAAGGGGTGGCGGGGATCGCCTACCGGGCGCGGATCATGCCCGTCAAGGTGCTCGATCGCTACGGGTCCGGGTCCGCCCTCGACGTGGCCGAGGGCATCAAGTTTGCCGCCGACAACGGCGCCAATGTGATCAACCTCAGCCTCGGCGGCCCCGGCGACAGCTCGGTGTTGCGCGAGGCGGTCGATTATGCCCACCGCAAGGGTGTGGTGGTCGTCTGCGCCGCCGGCAACGAAAGCGCTCCCCAGGCATCCTACCCGGCTCTGTACGCCAACTGCCTGAGTGTCTCGGCCACCGGCCCGGACGGATCGCTGTCATTTTTCTCGAACTTCGGGCGCGGCGTGGATCTGAGCGCTCCCGGCGGTGACAAGAGTGCTCTGGGAGCCGACGGCGGCATCTTGCAAAACACCATCGACGACCAGGGCAATTCTACCTACGCGAGCTACCAGGGCACCTCGATGGCTGCTCCCCACGTGGCCGGAGTGGCGGCCCTCGTCTATAGTGCCGGGGTGCAGGACGCGGCTGAAATTCGCAAGGTGCTGCTCAGTGCCACCCGTCCGGTGGGCCACGACTTTCAAAACCAGCACGGTGCCGGGCAACTGAACGCCCAACTTGCCCTCGACAGCCTCGAAAACCCTTATTGGTTCTTCCGGGGAGGCTTCTGGTGGTTGGTGCCGCTGGCCACCCTCGCCGTTGGTATTGTGCTGGGGGCGTTGGTGATGCTGGGCAGCCGCGCTATCGGTTTTAGCGAATTTTTCTACGCCATCGGCTTTGCAGCCACGGGACTCGGCTTCTTTCCGCTGTCGGCCTTCGGCACGCTCTGGGGACCGGAAGGGCTACTGGCTCTACTTGCCACGCCGATCCCGAATTGGGATTTGCGCTTTTTTGAAGGCTGGCTCAATCCCGGCCTGCACACGGTCCTGGTGCCGGGACTTGTTGCGGCGCTGTTTTCGGGTTCCGGCTGGGGACGCTCGCTGGCCGTAGGGGCGTGCGTCGGCAGCGCAGCCCTCCTGGCTCTGCAGGGAAGCGTTTTTTATACGCCTTTGACATGGTTTACCGAAGAGTCCTACGCCCGCGGCTTCTTGCTGGTCAACGCCTTACTCAGCCTGCTTTTGGGCTTTTTCGTCCACCGCAGCGGCGTAGAGAACCCATGA
- a CDS encoding phage holin family protein has protein sequence MVAFLLSWLVSAAVLVLVSYVVPGFTVSTIGAALIAALVVGIINAIIVPVLNLLALPINILTLGLFSFVISALGLLLAAAIVPGFAIANFWTALLGAILIAVANAAVGLLGGRSFA, from the coding sequence ATGGTTGCTTTTTTGCTGAGCTGGCTGGTTTCGGCCGCAGTCTTGGTTCTGGTTTCTTACGTTGTGCCGGGCTTCACAGTCTCAACGATCGGGGCGGCACTTATCGCCGCGCTGGTGGTGGGTATTATCAACGCGATTATTGTGCCGGTGCTCAATCTGCTTGCCCTGCCAATTAACATCCTGACTCTCGGCCTGTTCTCGTTTGTGATCAGCGCCCTCGGGCTGCTGCTGGCTGCGGCCATCGTACCCGGGTTCGCCATCGCGAACTTCTGGACGGCGCTGTTGGGTGCGATCCTCATTGCCGTCGCCAACGCAGCGGTTGGTCTACTGGGTGGACGCAGCTTCGCTTGA